From a region of the Agrobacterium tumefaciens genome:
- a CDS encoding sodium-translocating pyrophosphatase: MTVIPIVILCGFLSVVYAAWATKSVLDADEGNERMREIAGYIREGAQAYLTRQYLTIAIVGLIVAVLAWYLLSAMAAIGFIIGAVLSGAAGFVGMHVSVRANLRTAQAASHSLSSGLDIAFKSGAITGMLVAGLALLGVSIYYFILTSVMGHPAGSREVIDSLVSLGFGASLISIFARLGGGIFTKGADVGGDLVGKVEAGIPEDDPRNPATIADNVGDNVGDCAGMAADLFETYAVSVVATMVLAAIFFAGTPVLESAMAYPLAICGACILTSVAGTFFVKLGTNNSIMGALYKGLIATGIFSIAGLAVATFGTIGWGPIGTVAGMEVTGTNLFFCGIIGLVVTALIVVITEYYTGTNKRPVNSIAQASVTGHGTNVIQGLAVSLESTALPAIVIVGGIITTYQLGGLFGTGIAVTAMLGLAGMIVALDAFGPVTDNAGGIAEMAGLDPDVRKATDALDAVGNTTKAVTKGYAIGSAGLGALVLFAAYSNDLSYFAANGETYPYFKDVGEISFSLSNPYVVAGLLFGGLIPYLFGGIAMTAVGKAASSIVEEVRRQFREKPGIMAGTEKPDYGKAVDLLTKAAIREMVIPSLLPVLAPIVVYFGVLLISGSKASAFAALGASLLGVIINGLFVAISMTSGGGAWDNAKKSFEDGFVDKDGVRHVKGSDAHKASVTGDTVGDPYKDTAGPAVNPAIKITNIVALLLLAILAG; this comes from the coding sequence ATGACCGTAATACCCATTGTAATTTTATGCGGTTTCCTGTCCGTGGTTTACGCGGCATGGGCGACCAAAAGCGTTCTCGATGCCGATGAAGGCAACGAGCGTATGCGGGAAATAGCGGGTTATATCCGCGAGGGTGCGCAGGCTTATCTCACTCGTCAGTATCTCACCATTGCCATCGTCGGGCTGATTGTTGCAGTCCTTGCCTGGTATCTCCTGTCGGCCATGGCGGCCATCGGCTTCATCATCGGCGCCGTGCTGTCAGGCGCTGCCGGTTTCGTCGGAATGCACGTCTCGGTGCGCGCCAACCTGCGCACTGCGCAGGCCGCATCCCACAGCCTTTCGTCCGGTCTCGACATCGCCTTCAAGTCGGGTGCGATCACCGGCATGCTCGTGGCTGGCCTCGCGCTCTTGGGCGTATCGATCTATTACTTCATCCTCACATCGGTGATGGGCCATCCGGCCGGTTCGCGTGAAGTGATCGATTCGCTCGTGTCGCTCGGTTTCGGCGCATCGCTGATCTCGATCTTCGCCCGTCTCGGTGGCGGCATCTTCACCAAGGGTGCGGATGTCGGTGGCGACCTTGTCGGCAAGGTGGAAGCGGGCATTCCCGAAGATGATCCACGCAACCCGGCAACCATTGCCGACAACGTCGGTGACAATGTCGGCGACTGCGCCGGCATGGCGGCCGACCTTTTCGAAACCTATGCCGTTTCGGTCGTCGCAACCATGGTTCTTGCGGCCATTTTCTTTGCGGGAACGCCGGTGCTGGAAAGCGCCATGGCCTATCCCCTGGCGATCTGCGGCGCCTGCATCCTGACCTCGGTTGCCGGAACCTTCTTCGTCAAGCTCGGCACCAACAACTCCATCATGGGCGCACTCTACAAGGGACTGATCGCAACCGGCATCTTTTCGATTGCCGGTCTCGCCGTCGCAACTTTCGGCACAATCGGCTGGGGTCCGATCGGCACGGTCGCCGGCATGGAGGTGACGGGCACAAACCTCTTCTTCTGCGGCATCATCGGTCTGGTCGTGACGGCCTTGATCGTGGTGATTACCGAATATTACACCGGCACCAACAAGCGCCCGGTCAATTCCATTGCACAGGCCTCCGTCACCGGTCACGGCACCAACGTCATTCAGGGACTTGCCGTGTCGCTGGAATCGACCGCGCTGCCAGCCATCGTCATCGTCGGCGGCATCATCACCACCTATCAGCTCGGTGGCCTTTTCGGCACCGGTATTGCGGTTACGGCCATGCTCGGTCTCGCCGGCATGATCGTAGCGCTCGATGCCTTTGGTCCCGTCACCGATAACGCCGGCGGTATCGCGGAAATGGCCGGTCTCGATCCGGATGTACGCAAGGCGACTGACGCGCTGGATGCCGTCGGTAACACCACCAAGGCGGTGACCAAGGGTTACGCGATCGGCTCTGCCGGTCTCGGTGCACTGGTGCTGTTTGCCGCCTATTCGAACGACCTGTCCTACTTCGCCGCCAATGGCGAGACCTATCCCTACTTCAAGGATGTCGGGGAAATCTCCTTCAGCCTTTCCAACCCTTACGTCGTCGCAGGCCTGCTGTTTGGCGGCCTTATTCCCTATCTGTTCGGTGGCATTGCCATGACGGCGGTTGGCAAGGCTGCAAGCTCGATCGTGGAAGAGGTTCGTCGCCAGTTCCGCGAAAAGCCCGGCATCATGGCCGGTACGGAAAAGCCGGATTACGGCAAGGCTGTCGATCTGCTGACCAAGGCGGCGATCCGGGAAATGGTCATTCCCTCGCTGCTGCCGGTTCTCGCACCCATCGTCGTCTACTTCGGTGTGCTGCTGATTTCCGGCTCCAAGGCGTCCGCCTTCGCAGCACTTGGCGCTTCCCTGCTGGGCGTCATCATCAACGGCCTGTTCGTCGCCATTTCCATGACATCGGGCGGTGGTGCCTGGGACAACGCCAAAAAAAGCTTTGAAGACGGTTTCGTTGACAAGGATGGCGTGCGTCACGTCAAGGGTTCTGATGCGCACAAGGCATCCGTAACAGGCGACACGGTGGGTGACCCTTACAAGGATACCGCTGGCCCTGCCGTCAATCCGGCCATCAAGATCACCAATATCGTGGCCCTGCTACTGCTGGCGATTCTCGCCGGCTGA
- a CDS encoding outer membrane protein assembly factor BamE, with protein sequence MTAVGESQLSKQKSTRHSKTLSATAIAVVLSAGLLSACSSTTDVFHNGYVMDEQSLPLIPEGSSREQVLLTMGTPSTTATFGNEVFYYISQKRVRRAAFLKPQLVEQNILAIYFNKDGVIERKANYTLQDGKVFDTISRTTPTGGKDLTFLQQLLSGGTSGANIAKSILGAEGNTP encoded by the coding sequence ATGACCGCAGTCGGGGAGTCGCAGTTGAGCAAGCAGAAATCGACACGTCATAGCAAGACCCTGAGCGCAACCGCCATCGCCGTTGTACTCTCAGCCGGTCTTCTTTCTGCGTGCAGCAGCACGACCGATGTTTTCCATAACGGCTACGTCATGGACGAACAGTCGCTTCCGCTCATTCCGGAAGGTTCCAGCCGCGAACAGGTTCTGCTGACGATGGGCACGCCGTCCACGACCGCGACCTTCGGCAACGAAGTCTTCTACTACATTTCCCAGAAGCGCGTGCGTCGCGCCGCCTTCCTCAAGCCGCAGCTTGTCGAGCAGAACATTCTGGCCATCTATTTCAACAAGGATGGCGTAATCGAGCGCAAGGCCAACTACACGCTTCAGGACGGCAAGGTGTTCGACACGATTTCGCGCACGACGCCAACAGGCGGCAAGGACCTCACCTTCCTGCAGCAGCTTCTTTCGGGCGGCACGTCCGGCGCCAACATCGCCAAGAGCATTCTGGGTGCGGAAGGCAATACGCCGTAA
- a CDS encoding ubiquinol-cytochrome C chaperone: protein MIFGLFKKRNNNRAIVDRQYTVLTSAARTPEFYLDMGVPDTVMGRFEMLAAVMILYFRRTKTSDVSGQEIAQEIVDAFFQDLDHSMRELGIGDQGVPKRMKKFAGMFYGRLESYAAALDASDSAALAAALKRNIYPQSDEAAPDMMALAQWMMKASDVLSAQSEDRVATGSLTLPLPGQ from the coding sequence ATGATATTCGGGCTGTTCAAGAAGAGAAATAACAATCGCGCCATAGTCGACCGGCAATACACGGTCCTGACCTCGGCAGCACGTACGCCCGAATTTTATCTCGATATGGGCGTTCCCGACACCGTTATGGGCCGTTTCGAGATGCTGGCTGCGGTGATGATTCTCTATTTTCGCCGCACGAAAACCTCTGATGTCAGCGGTCAGGAGATCGCCCAGGAGATTGTCGACGCTTTTTTTCAGGACCTCGACCACTCGATGCGGGAGCTGGGGATCGGCGATCAGGGCGTTCCCAAACGCATGAAGAAATTTGCCGGCATGTTTTACGGGCGGCTCGAATCCTACGCCGCCGCGCTTGATGCTTCCGATTCCGCAGCTCTTGCGGCTGCCCTGAAGCGCAATATATATCCGCAATCAGATGAAGCCGCGCCCGACATGATGGCGCTGGCACAATGGATGATGAAGGCGTCAGACGTTCTTTCCGCGCAATCCGAAGATAGGGTTGCGACTGGAAGCCTGACGCTTCCCTTGCCCGGACAGTGA
- a CDS encoding DUF177 domain-containing protein, whose product MNARHAANDDVPFSYPVKVGHISANPVRIGLEADAEELKALAKFWDVVSVEYLKAELQVSRWKKDGIKIKGEVHAAITQSCVVTLEPVPSKIDETVEHIFVPEGSKLARMVTNEQGEIVLDPDGPDIPDQFTGDSIDVGAVVAEFAALAIDPYPRKPDAEFAVKGEKEPELEKRPSPFAVLKDWKKD is encoded by the coding sequence ATGAACGCGCGACATGCAGCAAACGACGACGTGCCTTTTTCCTATCCCGTGAAGGTAGGCCATATTTCCGCCAATCCCGTCAGGATTGGTCTCGAAGCCGATGCGGAAGAGCTGAAGGCGCTGGCTAAATTCTGGGATGTTGTCTCCGTCGAATACCTGAAGGCGGAGTTGCAGGTGTCCCGTTGGAAAAAGGACGGTATCAAAATCAAGGGCGAAGTGCACGCTGCCATAACCCAGTCTTGCGTCGTGACCCTCGAGCCTGTGCCGAGCAAGATCGATGAAACGGTGGAGCATATTTTCGTTCCCGAGGGATCGAAGCTGGCGCGCATGGTCACCAACGAACAGGGCGAGATCGTTCTCGATCCGGATGGTCCGGATATTCCCGACCAGTTCACCGGTGACAGCATTGATGTTGGCGCCGTGGTTGCGGAATTCGCAGCTTTGGCGATCGATCCCTACCCACGCAAACCCGACGCCGAATTCGCGGTGAAAGGCGAAAAGGAGCCGGAACTGGAAAAACGGCCTTCGCCCTTTGCCGTGCTGAAAGACTGGAAAAAAGACTGA
- the plsX gene encoding phosphate acyltransferase PlsX gives MIRIAIDVMGGDFGPDVAIPGAAKALDRHNDVTFLLYGQKSKCEPILAQYPALREKSVFHDCEVSVGMDEKPSQALRRGRYVSSMWRAIEAVKLGEADVAVSAGNTGALMAMAKFCLRTMARVERPAIAGIWPTLKGESIVLDVGATIGADSQQLLDFALMGGAMARALFDIDRPTVGLLNVGVEEVKGQDEVREAGRLIREADLATIDYRGFVEGDDIGKGTVDVVVTEGFTGNIALKAAEGTARQITTLLREAISRSFIAKIGYILAKSAFDVLREKMDPRKVNGGVFLGLNGIVIKSHGGTDALGFASAVDVGYDMVHNGLTAKIENDLKVYHARRLPPPAPEALVADEE, from the coding sequence GTGATCAGAATAGCAATTGACGTCATGGGCGGCGACTTCGGCCCTGATGTTGCCATCCCCGGTGCCGCCAAGGCGCTTGATCGGCATAACGATGTGACTTTTCTGCTGTACGGGCAGAAAAGCAAATGCGAACCCATTCTGGCACAGTATCCCGCGCTCCGGGAAAAGTCGGTCTTTCACGATTGTGAAGTTTCTGTTGGCATGGACGAAAAGCCGAGCCAGGCGTTACGCCGTGGTCGCTACGTCTCCAGTATGTGGCGCGCTATCGAGGCCGTGAAACTGGGTGAAGCAGACGTTGCCGTCTCTGCCGGTAACACCGGCGCTCTGATGGCCATGGCCAAGTTCTGCCTGCGCACCATGGCGCGCGTCGAGCGTCCGGCGATTGCCGGCATCTGGCCGACGTTGAAAGGCGAAAGCATCGTGCTCGACGTCGGCGCGACGATCGGTGCGGATTCCCAGCAGCTTCTCGATTTCGCCCTGATGGGTGGCGCGATGGCGCGGGCGCTGTTCGATATCGACCGTCCGACGGTCGGCCTGCTGAATGTCGGCGTCGAAGAGGTCAAAGGGCAGGATGAGGTTCGCGAGGCGGGTCGTCTGATCCGTGAAGCCGATCTCGCTACCATCGATTATCGCGGCTTCGTTGAAGGTGACGATATCGGCAAGGGTACGGTGGATGTCGTCGTCACCGAGGGCTTTACCGGCAACATTGCCCTGAAAGCAGCCGAAGGCACGGCACGCCAGATCACCACACTGCTGCGTGAGGCGATTTCCCGCAGCTTCATTGCCAAGATCGGCTACATCCTGGCCAAGAGCGCGTTCGACGTGCTGCGTGAGAAGATGGACCCGCGCAAGGTCAATGGTGGTGTGTTTCTCGGCTTGAACGGCATTGTCATCAAAAGCCACGGCGGCACGGACGCCCTTGGTTTTGCGTCCGCGGTCGACGTTGGCTACGACATGGTCCACAACGGCCTGACAGCGAAAATAGAAAACGACCTGAAGGTTTACCACGCAAGACGGCTTCCGCCACCGGCGCCCGAAGCACTCGTGGCTGATGAGGAATAA
- a CDS encoding ketoacyl-ACP synthase III: MIRSIVRGFGAALPKRVMTNQEIEGVVETSDEWIVQRTGIKQRYIAGEGETTASLGEAAARAALDNAGLTPADIDLIILATSTPDNTFPATAVNIQNRLGMTHGFAFDVQAVCSGFVYAVSTADLYIRGGMAKRVLVIGAETFSRILDWKDRTTCVLFGDGAGALVLEAGQGEGTSADRGVLTSQLRSDGSHKDKLFVDGGPSTTGTVGHLRMEGREVFKHAVGMITDVIEAAFDATGTTADDLDWLVPHQANKRIIDGSAKKLGIDPEKVVITVDQHGNTSAASIPLAIAVAAGDGRIKKGDLVMLEAMGGGFTWGAVLLRW, from the coding sequence ATGATCCGCTCTATCGTACGTGGTTTCGGGGCAGCGCTCCCGAAGCGTGTCATGACCAACCAGGAAATCGAAGGGGTTGTCGAAACCTCCGACGAATGGATCGTGCAGCGCACCGGCATCAAGCAGCGTTACATCGCCGGCGAAGGTGAAACGACGGCGTCGCTGGGTGAAGCGGCAGCGCGCGCAGCCCTCGACAATGCCGGTCTGACACCTGCTGACATCGACCTCATCATCCTGGCGACGTCAACGCCCGACAACACCTTCCCGGCAACGGCCGTCAACATCCAGAACCGTCTGGGCATGACGCATGGCTTTGCCTTCGACGTTCAGGCTGTCTGTTCCGGTTTCGTCTACGCCGTGTCGACGGCCGATCTCTACATTCGCGGTGGCATGGCCAAGCGCGTGCTGGTTATCGGTGCCGAGACCTTCTCGCGCATTCTCGACTGGAAGGATCGCACGACCTGCGTTCTGTTCGGTGATGGTGCCGGTGCACTGGTGCTTGAGGCAGGTCAGGGCGAAGGCACGTCCGCTGATCGTGGTGTTCTGACCTCGCAGCTGCGCTCCGACGGCTCGCACAAGGACAAGCTCTTCGTTGATGGCGGCCCTTCGACCACCGGTACGGTCGGTCATCTGCGCATGGAAGGCCGCGAAGTCTTCAAACACGCTGTCGGCATGATCACCGACGTGATCGAAGCCGCGTTTGACGCGACGGGCACCACCGCCGACGACCTGGATTGGCTCGTGCCGCATCAGGCCAACAAGCGCATCATCGACGGCTCGGCGAAAAAACTCGGCATCGATCCCGAGAAGGTCGTCATCACCGTGGACCAGCACGGCAACACCTCTGCCGCTTCCATTCCGCTGGCAATTGCGGTTGCTGCCGGTGACGGACGCATCAAGAAGGGCGATCTGGTGATGCTGGAAGCCATGGGTGGCGGTTTCACCTGGGGCGCGGTGCTGTTGCGCTGGTAA
- a CDS encoding integration host factor subunit alpha produces the protein MAGKTVTRADLAESVFRKVGLSRTESAELVETIIDEICNAITRGEVVKLSSFATFQIREKNERIGRNPKTGEEVPISPRRVMTFKASNVLKQRILKAHTARKVKQKSQKAGS, from the coding sequence ATGGCCGGGAAGACAGTGACACGCGCAGATCTGGCAGAATCTGTGTTTCGTAAGGTAGGACTGTCCCGTACCGAATCCGCTGAACTGGTCGAGACGATCATCGACGAGATTTGCAACGCCATCACACGCGGTGAGGTTGTCAAACTCTCGTCCTTTGCAACGTTTCAGATCCGCGAAAAGAACGAGCGTATCGGCCGTAACCCGAAAACGGGTGAGGAAGTGCCGATTTCTCCGCGTCGCGTCATGACCTTCAAGGCGTCCAACGTCCTGAAGCAGCGCATTCTCAAGGCGCACACGGCCCGCAAGGTCAAGCAGAAGAGCCAGAAAGCCGGCTCTTAA
- a CDS encoding MerR family transcriptional regulator, translating to MDKSPDAFRTISEVADDLNLPQHVLRFWETRFPQIKPMKRGGGRRYYRPDDIDLLKGIRHLLYDHGYTIKGVQKLLKANGNRFVAAIASGDLATMEAIMAASGEKEVAEPRVLDADEDEVVGRAKVKPSGRFFGFGGSSSDSDVSIGKSSIGKDDQALLQEALFDLLECKRLLDQVR from the coding sequence TTGGACAAAAGCCCCGACGCGTTTCGCACAATCAGTGAAGTGGCGGATGATCTGAACCTGCCGCAGCATGTGCTTCGTTTCTGGGAAACGCGTTTTCCTCAGATCAAGCCCATGAAGCGGGGCGGGGGGCGTCGTTATTACCGTCCCGACGATATCGATCTTCTCAAGGGCATTCGCCACCTTCTCTATGATCACGGTTACACCATCAAAGGCGTTCAGAAGCTTCTGAAAGCCAATGGAAACCGTTTCGTTGCGGCCATTGCATCCGGCGATCTTGCCACGATGGAAGCCATCATGGCGGCAAGCGGCGAGAAGGAAGTGGCCGAACCACGGGTGTTGGATGCGGATGAGGACGAAGTCGTCGGCCGTGCCAAGGTTAAGCCAAGCGGCCGGTTCTTCGGTTTTGGCGGCAGCAGCAGCGATTCCGATGTGTCGATCGGCAAGTCCAGCATCGGCAAGGATGACCAGGCACTGTTGCAGGAAGCCCTGTTTGATCTTCTGGAATGCAAGCGCCTGCTCGATCAGGTTCGTTGA
- a CDS encoding nuclease, with translation MSNRKTKARRRTSGKSSGGSVWPWLLMFGVVVGGIQAYEHRDSLLPKRQFARTTQQPANPSRPTETARREATAPVKTASIRPSAPTLPGNGPIPPRPINTVPASRSAQVATLPETRPAVEKASFGEKSGAFAFCGQSGLNNCVADGNTFWMKGVKMQIAGISVPQIDGARCMEERQRGFVAKVRLRDMLNAGAFNVASGGNNGAQLSRSGVSFADQLVREGLAHPAGAKNQSWCGRL, from the coding sequence GTGAGCAATCGAAAAACGAAAGCGCGGCGGCGCACGTCAGGAAAATCGAGTGGCGGCAGTGTATGGCCGTGGCTGCTGATGTTCGGCGTCGTTGTGGGCGGCATTCAGGCTTACGAACATCGCGATAGCCTCCTGCCAAAACGGCAGTTTGCCAGGACAACACAGCAGCCGGCCAACCCGTCACGCCCCACGGAGACCGCCAGACGCGAGGCGACGGCACCGGTGAAAACCGCGTCTATCCGTCCCTCTGCGCCTACGCTGCCGGGCAACGGCCCCATCCCGCCACGCCCCATCAACACGGTCCCTGCCTCACGGTCGGCGCAGGTTGCCACCTTGCCTGAGACACGGCCTGCCGTTGAAAAAGCCTCGTTTGGTGAAAAGAGCGGCGCCTTTGCTTTCTGCGGACAGTCCGGTCTCAACAATTGTGTGGCAGACGGCAATACGTTCTGGATGAAGGGCGTGAAGATGCAGATCGCAGGCATCAGTGTGCCGCAGATCGACGGCGCACGTTGCATGGAAGAGCGCCAGCGTGGTTTCGTCGCCAAGGTTCGCCTGCGCGACATGCTGAACGCCGGTGCCTTCAACGTAGCCTCCGGCGGTAACAACGGTGCTCAACTCTCCCGCTCTGGCGTTTCCTTCGCCGACCAGCTCGTTCGCGAAGGACTGGCGCATCCGGCAGGGGCAAAAAACCAGTCCTGGTGCGGTCGGCTTTAG
- a CDS encoding cold-shock protein, whose product MNTGTVKWFNATKGFGFIQPDNGSTDIFVHISAVERSGLSSLVDGQKVRYDIVQDRKSGKSSADNLQAA is encoded by the coding sequence ATGAACACTGGTACCGTAAAGTGGTTCAACGCAACCAAAGGCTTCGGCTTCATTCAGCCTGACAACGGCTCGACGGACATCTTCGTCCACATCTCGGCTGTTGAACGTTCTGGCCTGAGCTCGCTCGTTGATGGACAGAAGGTCCGTTACGACATCGTACAGGACCGCAAGTCCGGTAAAAGCTCGGCTGACAATCTTCAGGCAGCATAA
- a CDS encoding cold-shock protein, with product MPNVRYHTGDTIVLKARTRGSVQPKGTGQILAVLPITYGLARYRVRLNGENFDRNIDEDDIDTEASTARVIEVNRASAHQKAGSSWIDLSALKTRK from the coding sequence ATGCCGAACGTCCGTTATCACACCGGCGATACAATCGTACTCAAAGCACGCACCCGTGGCAGCGTGCAACCGAAGGGAACGGGTCAGATCCTTGCAGTGCTGCCAATCACATACGGCCTTGCCCGCTACCGGGTCCGTCTTAATGGCGAAAATTTCGATCGTAATATCGACGAGGACGATATCGACACCGAAGCCTCCACGGCTCGCGTGATTGAGGTGAACCGGGCATCCGCACATCAAAAGGCTGGTTCGAGCTGGATCGATTTGTCCGCTCTCAAAACCAGGAAATAG
- the rpsU gene encoding 30S ribosomal protein S21 codes for MQVIVRENNIEQALRVLKKKLQREGVFREMKARSAYEKPSEKRIRQEAESVRRHRKLLKKKMQREGLLPAPKKAVRPR; via the coding sequence TTGCAAGTTATCGTTCGGGAAAACAATATTGAGCAGGCGCTTCGTGTCCTGAAAAAGAAATTGCAGCGCGAAGGTGTCTTTCGTGAAATGAAGGCCCGCAGTGCCTACGAAAAGCCATCCGAAAAGCGCATCCGCCAAGAGGCCGAGTCTGTTCGCCGTCACCGCAAACTGCTGAAAAAGAAGATGCAGCGTGAGGGATTGCTTCCTGCTCCAAAGAAGGCTGTTCGACCACGTTGA
- a CDS encoding dehydrogenase, whose product MRLQSREPEADPVEHIIAWHDGDSRAAIETLMEDIQHLRLQLALATAAMGRGFTRGWLPTENRGDIEE is encoded by the coding sequence GTGCGCCTACAATCAAGAGAGCCGGAGGCAGATCCGGTTGAACATATCATTGCCTGGCATGACGGCGACAGCCGCGCTGCGATCGAGACGTTGATGGAGGACATTCAGCATTTACGTCTGCAGCTTGCGCTCGCAACGGCGGCCATGGGTAGAGGTTTTACGCGAGGCTGGCTTCCAACTGAAAACCGGGGTGATATCGAGGAATAA